A genomic stretch from Chitinophaga agri includes:
- the ispG gene encoding (E)-4-hydroxy-3-methylbut-2-enyl-diphosphate synthase, with translation MEVKVGDLLIGNNNPIRIQTMTTTDTMNTIGTVEQAIRCIEAGAELVRITAPSKKEAENLLPIRNELRKRGYTTPLVADIHFTPNAAEIAARIVEKVRINPGNYVDKKKFETLTYTDSEYEEEIDRIRKQFTPLVKICQEHGTAMRIGTNHGSLSDRIMSRYGDTPMGMVESAMEFLRIAEDLHFRNIVLSMKSSNPQVMVQAYRLLVHTMQDQLGHCYPLHLGVTEAGDGEDGRIKSAVGIGTLLEDGIGDTVRVSLTEDPEFELPVCRDLVKRYNTRSAHEPIPAVTQVPYSPFEYKRRESIAVNNIGGKQVPVVIADFGTETGITPAHLLPVGYSYNEETDKWNIADAAADYIFSRELLTFALPGTLKVIVPHTIWKDAADKGKYMPLFSAEEYLMATDRSPVINFIEHNTGIALPEALLLQMATDHTIVLCLHASNTHAMPEVRRTFITLLERQIQQPVILRCMAEANSADEHLIHYATETGALLLDGFGDGLWLISETTGANTPGHALLNNIAFGILQATRTRISKTEYISCPSCGRTLFDLQETTAKIRAVTNHLKGVKIAIMGCIVNGPGEMADADFGYVGSGVGKITLYRGKEVVKRGLNSEVAVDELITLIKENGMWVDTNN, from the coding sequence TTGGAAGTTAAGGTTGGAGACCTGCTGATCGGAAATAATAATCCGATACGTATTCAGACCATGACCACCACCGATACCATGAATACCATCGGTACTGTGGAACAGGCGATCCGTTGTATTGAAGCGGGTGCCGAGCTGGTACGTATCACAGCCCCCAGCAAAAAGGAAGCAGAAAACCTGCTACCTATCCGTAATGAGCTGCGCAAAAGAGGATATACCACTCCGCTGGTAGCAGATATCCATTTCACGCCTAATGCAGCTGAAATTGCTGCCCGTATCGTAGAAAAGGTGCGTATCAACCCGGGTAACTACGTTGATAAGAAGAAATTCGAAACACTTACATATACAGACAGCGAATACGAGGAAGAAATAGACCGTATCCGCAAACAGTTTACGCCACTGGTTAAAATTTGCCAGGAGCATGGCACTGCCATGCGCATCGGTACAAACCATGGATCCCTGAGCGATCGTATCATGAGCCGCTACGGCGATACGCCGATGGGAATGGTGGAAAGTGCCATGGAATTTCTCCGTATAGCGGAAGACCTGCACTTCAGGAACATCGTGCTGAGCATGAAATCCAGCAATCCACAGGTAATGGTACAGGCTTACCGCCTGCTGGTGCACACCATGCAGGATCAGCTGGGTCATTGCTATCCGCTGCACCTCGGTGTAACAGAAGCAGGTGATGGTGAAGATGGTCGTATCAAATCAGCCGTCGGCATTGGTACCCTGCTGGAAGATGGTATCGGTGATACTGTACGCGTATCACTCACCGAAGATCCGGAGTTCGAACTGCCCGTATGCCGCGACCTGGTGAAACGGTATAATACCCGTTCAGCACACGAGCCCATTCCTGCCGTGACCCAGGTGCCCTATTCACCTTTCGAATACAAACGCCGGGAAAGTATTGCAGTAAATAATATAGGAGGGAAACAGGTCCCTGTTGTCATTGCTGATTTCGGTACTGAAACAGGCATTACACCAGCACACCTGCTGCCTGTTGGTTATAGTTACAATGAGGAAACTGACAAATGGAATATTGCAGATGCGGCAGCCGATTATATCTTCTCCCGTGAACTGCTCACTTTCGCTTTACCAGGTACCCTCAAAGTGATCGTACCACACACGATCTGGAAAGATGCAGCTGACAAGGGAAAATATATGCCGCTGTTCTCTGCGGAAGAATACCTGATGGCGACTGACAGATCCCCTGTCATCAATTTCATAGAGCATAACACAGGTATTGCACTGCCGGAAGCATTACTGCTCCAGATGGCGACTGACCATACTATTGTATTATGCCTGCATGCGTCCAATACGCACGCCATGCCGGAAGTAAGACGCACCTTCATCACCTTGCTGGAACGTCAGATCCAACAACCGGTCATACTGAGATGTATGGCTGAAGCCAATAGCGCCGATGAACACCTGATACACTATGCGACAGAAACAGGTGCATTGCTGCTGGACGGATTTGGAGATGGCCTGTGGCTGATCAGTGAAACGACCGGCGCAAATACGCCCGGACATGCTTTATTAAACAATATCGCCTTCGGGATCTTACAGGCCACCCGTACCCGTATCTCGAAGACTGAATATATTTCCTGCCCGTCCTGCGGCCGCACACTATTTGACCTGCAGGAAACGACCGCCAAGATCAGAGCTGTTACCAATCACCTGAAAGGCGTTAAGATCGCTATCATGGGTTGTATTGTGAATGGTCCCGGAGAAATGGCTGATGCCGACTTCGGATATGTGGGCAGTGGTGTTGGCAAGATCACACTCTACAGAGGTAAAGAAGTGGTGAAACGGGGCCTCAATAGTGAAGTCGCTGTGGATGAACTCATCACGCTGATCAAAGAGAATGGGATGTGGGTAGACACAAATAACTAA
- a CDS encoding tetratricopeptide repeat protein: MTKLTFTYQALMAGLILCCCQDTFAQTGNKFIRKGNELYKAKQYTDAEANYKKALEVNQQSVEGRYNLGNSLYEQKRYDDARSQYANSFKIAPTREGKADASYNIGNTFMESKKWEESIKAYKEALKLNPSDEQARYNLAYAQAMLKKQQGGGGDNKDKKDNKDKDKNKDKKQQDQQNKDQQNKDQQQNKQDPNKDKENKNKNKEEQDQKPEPQPSKMSKQEAERLLQALGQEENKLQDKMKKAKGQVVPVDKDW, encoded by the coding sequence ATGACGAAACTAACATTCACATACCAGGCATTGATGGCGGGGCTTATCCTTTGCTGCTGCCAGGACACCTTCGCTCAGACAGGCAATAAATTTATCCGTAAGGGGAATGAACTGTATAAAGCCAAACAGTACACCGATGCGGAAGCCAATTATAAAAAGGCACTGGAGGTAAACCAGCAGTCCGTCGAAGGACGCTACAACCTCGGCAACTCCCTTTATGAGCAGAAACGCTACGACGATGCCCGCTCCCAGTATGCCAACAGCTTCAAAATAGCGCCTACCCGTGAGGGCAAGGCCGACGCCAGCTATAATATCGGCAATACCTTCATGGAAAGTAAAAAATGGGAAGAAAGCATCAAGGCGTACAAAGAGGCGCTTAAACTGAACCCGTCCGACGAACAGGCCCGTTACAACCTGGCCTATGCGCAGGCTATGCTGAAGAAACAGCAGGGCGGCGGCGGAGACAATAAAGACAAAAAGGATAACAAAGACAAGGACAAGAATAAAGATAAAAAGCAGCAGGACCAGCAAAATAAGGACCAGCAAAATAAGGATCAGCAGCAGAATAAGCAGGATCCGAACAAGGACAAAGAGAATAAAAACAAGAATAAAGAAGAACAGGACCAAAAACCGGAACCACAGCCAAGCAAGATGAGCAAACAGGAAGCGGAACGCTTATTGCAGGCTTTGGGACAGGAAGAAAATAAACTGCAGGACAAAATGAAGAAGGCCAAAGGCCAGGTCGTTCCTGTAGATAAGGACTGGTAA
- a CDS encoding VWA domain-containing protein, producing MMLRFQHSEYLWALVLLLVLQLAFLSISWWKRRSVRKLGDPVLVEKLFTGYSRRRFTFRFLLVFLAFLFGVIGLANIQKGSRMEKITRKGVDVIIALDVSKSMLAGDVKPDRLTRAKQLISKLVDKLDNDRVGLVVFAGNAYLQMPLTIDYSAAKMYLTTVGPEMIPTQGTAIGQAIKVANEGFNKKERKHKSLIIISDGEDHDEAAVSNARAAFEDGVVINTIGIGSPTGSPLPDPETGTNKKDKEGNIVISKLNEDALKSIAAAGKGIYEHLDNNTEEVVNSLTQKIDSMEQKEFGENIFTDYNSYYQYFLAISLLLLVAEFFIPEIRRRKRADVVVTATEKP from the coding sequence ATGATGTTACGTTTTCAACACAGCGAATATTTATGGGCACTGGTATTACTGCTGGTTTTGCAACTCGCATTCCTCAGTATATCCTGGTGGAAACGACGTTCCGTTCGTAAACTCGGCGACCCAGTACTTGTAGAGAAACTCTTTACCGGCTATTCCCGCCGCCGTTTTACCTTCAGGTTCCTCCTGGTATTCCTCGCATTCCTCTTCGGTGTGATAGGACTTGCCAATATTCAGAAAGGAAGCCGCATGGAAAAGATCACCCGTAAGGGAGTAGACGTCATCATCGCGCTCGACGTAAGTAAAAGTATGCTCGCGGGTGATGTGAAACCAGACCGTCTCACCAGGGCAAAACAACTCATTTCCAAACTGGTCGATAAGCTGGATAACGACCGAGTTGGTCTTGTTGTCTTCGCTGGTAATGCCTACCTGCAAATGCCGCTAACCATTGACTACTCAGCCGCCAAAATGTACCTCACTACCGTAGGGCCAGAAATGATCCCTACCCAGGGTACCGCTATTGGTCAGGCTATTAAGGTGGCCAATGAAGGCTTTAACAAGAAAGAGAGGAAACACAAGTCGCTTATCATTATCTCCGATGGTGAAGACCATGACGAAGCTGCTGTCTCCAATGCCCGGGCAGCTTTTGAAGATGGCGTTGTCATCAACACTATCGGTATTGGTTCCCCTACCGGTTCTCCCCTTCCCGATCCGGAAACAGGTACCAATAAAAAGGATAAAGAAGGTAATATCGTTATTTCCAAACTCAATGAAGATGCCTTGAAGTCTATCGCCGCTGCCGGCAAAGGCATCTATGAACACCTGGATAATAATACAGAAGAAGTGGTCAATTCTCTGACGCAGAAGATCGATAGCATGGAGCAGAAAGAATTTGGAGAAAACATCTTTACGGACTACAACAGCTATTATCAGTATTTCCTGGCAATAAGCCTGTTACTGCTTGTAGCTGAATTTTTCATTCCTGAAATCAGACGCCGCAAACGCGCGGATGTTGTTGTTACCGCTACAGAAAAACCATGA